The uncultured Dysgonomonas sp. genome contains the following window.
TATAGTCTATAGATAAAATTTCCGATAATTCTTTATAAATCAGAAACTCAAATTATACGTTCCTAAACCAGGACTACGAAAGGGACAAAGAAAAGCTGCAAGACATTTATTCTCGCAGCTATCCCTGATTATTATAAGTAGTTTGTCTGATTATCTTTTACATCTTACACTTAATAGAGCAGAAGGAGCCCAGTTCAAACGGATTACGGCAAAACTGCCTTCAGTACCCATACGACTGTGCGCATTTGTCCTTTGCTGATACGAAGAAGACCAGAAGAGAAAAACATTACCATAAGTCTGAGATGCTCCATACTCTGCATTACCGACAAGCATAGCATTGAATCCTCCTCGTATAACAATATTACTTTTACCATCGACTGGCCCCGTTACTCCGGCAACAGGACAAGGGGACTTCATTGTCGTACTGTGCCCGGTACTTTGTCCCATGGTTGGCCTATTTCCACCAATTTCATAATAATCCTGTGTCCCTGTCGGTTGAGAACCAACCCTACGATCGACCCAAGGAGTCGGTGTAGTAACTGAAGAGTATTCTTCAGGATGTTTTGCTAATTCTTCTTCCAGCTGGCTCCACTCATAATCGCTAGGTATGCGCCAACCATCCGGGCAGATACCTGGAGTCGGATCAGTGACATGCTCGGTTTCATTATTCCCGTAATCGCCCAATACGTCATCCCACTGACCGCCTGTAGCTGCGGAATATGAGTATAGTACTCCCTGTTTCAAATCCCATGTCGGAATTTTAGAATAATCAGTTTCTGTACCTCCCATTGGTTGCGGATAAAAATAACGTTTGAGGCGATACCAGCCGGCATCGTTCTCTTCACCTACTCTGCTTATTTCTATACTATTATCCAGAGGTAAATAGCGCAGATTTTCCAGCATCCATTCACCGGCACTTCCGAACGAACGGTAAGCATAAGTTTGTGTACCATGCACTTGAGGACGATCATCAACCAGTTCATGAACAGCAAGAGATTTATTCGTAGGACCTATATAAACCCACTCAGTTTCGTTCCACACATAAATACCTTTATACATCGGCTCTGGCGTGATACAGAGATCTTCGTTTGTATTGTACACCATCAATCCCACATGAGTAGTCGGATCCCAATCTCCCGTAGCCCCTTCGACAGTAGAGGCCAGACTTGTTTCAGGGCTCACAATTGTCAAAGATTTTAGTCCTACCCGGGGCATCCCCAAGCCTTTTCTCGCGGTCACCATACTGGTTGAGGCATCTTCTTTAAGATCCAGCAATGCGCCTTCTACAGGCGAATCGTCACGACCTACTGTAACCTGTGCATTTACTATTGTCACCGATAATACCAGACTAAACAATAGTAAGATTTGAATTTTTAATTTCATAAGTTTCATAAGTTTGAAAAGCGGATATCCTTACCCTCCGAAACAGGATAAGGAAAATGTTTGTCTTTACCTTTGTTCTATATTAATTTTTGTTCTTCTTACTTTCTTCCAAACAAAGAAAATCTATCCGGACTGAAGATATGTGCACAATCGAGAGTATGTTAAAGAAATAATCGCATTGCACGTCAATTTTAGATAAAAGAAACAACCTGATATGAAATAATCATCCAGACATTTCACTCTATAAACAATTTAGGGAGAAACCTTTCTTATACAAAAACCGATATAGAGGATAAAATAAAAAGGTATGTTATCTGCAGATATTTTATAGATAATATTATCTGCAATTATTATGTTCAGGGTATTATCTTTTTCATGCGATATAAATGGATATCTGTAGCGTGCAAACTATCAATAACAACATAACGGTTATCTAATGATTGTCTGTATTGACTAAAATCGTCCTGTATGGCTTCCCTATCCTGATGCACAAGAATAAATTCCGTTGCAACAAATTCCGTTGTCCTTCTTTCTTTAAAACGGAATGGCCGGAAATCTTCGGATTTCTCACCCGTCAAGACAATATATTCATTTTCAGGGAGAATCAGTTGCAACCGGGGCATAGCATAATATGAAAAATCATTTATAACAAGAGGACTACCTCCTTCAATATTTATAAACTTGCGGATTTCCTGATACGCCGATTCTGTATGCCTATAATAATTCACGCCTGAATAGAACCTCACTACGCCGGTAAAAAACAAAAGAAGTAAAAAAATATATGAGAGTTGCTTGTATTTAGGATGCTCCATAGCCCTTGCCAGGACAAAAGCAAGACTTAAAACGAAAAGGCCAAATGAACAGGTCATATAACGCGTCACTAATATAGGCAGGTATGCAACAGAGATGATAAACCCTATCGCTATGGGGATAAGAAATGTAATAAAAGAAAAGATCGCCAGTAAGGACATTTTATCTTTCTTTATATTATCGGATAGTAATACTTTTATTGTCAGCACTAATTGTGTTACCATCAAAATTATTAATCCGCACATCATTTCCCCTTTTGTAAAATTAGTAAAAGGCTGCCATATTTCCTTTGGTGAATAGAAATAGTAAATATGTAGAAATATATCGTTCAGGGTCAACGGCTTTATCCAGTAACCGGATGAAACATTATCGATTTGCCCCCACAATTGAATAAGCCATGGAAGATAGGCAATAAAAAAGGCGACTCCGCAAAGAACCAGATAAGTCAACTTCTTCTTTGTCCGTATCAGGAAGAAGAAAAAGATCACATATATGCCAAAAACACTCAATAGCCCATAGTTATGGAGGTATGCAGCGCAAAGGCCTGTTCCGAAAAATAGTACCCAATGAATCCCGGTCCCTTTTTCGGAAGCCTGATAAGCTGATAATGCGCATGCCAAGACAAAAAACATTGTCCACGAATACATTCTTATTTCTGTTGCCATATACTGGGTAACAGGGAATATAATAATCAACAGCATAAAGGTAATAGCGACCTTACCCCCGAATAAACGCCGTATAGGAAAACAGCCCAAAAGAAGAGCCGCAATAACTCCCAGTGTAGAAAATAGCCTGAGGGCAAAAAGAGAATCGCCAAAAAGAGAACTGAAAAATTTTAAACACCAGTAATATAGTGGAGGGTGTACATCCGATGCCGTTATATTTATAATATCAGTATATGATGTTTTCGCCATAAAGATTGAATATACATCGTCGTACAAAAGAGTTGTGTTCTTTATGTCAAGGTATATAAATAAAGAAACCCCGAAAGTAAGCAGGCAGATATATATCAGTGCTTGGGGAATCTTCATGGCACTACTTTTGAGTTTTTCCATTCGAGAGATTGCATTAGGGCGACAATATCTTCTCGCAGAAATCCTACTATCGGAGCAATAGAATCGGTATTGACCTGCTGGTTGAAATATAATGAGCCTCTCAGAAAGTTAGAGGTATTATCAGTCAGATAAAATTGTAGCGGACTTGCTACCGAACCTTTTACATCATAGATTATTCCCGACATATGCCCTAAGGAATCAGTATATTGTGATTGTTGTATACCATTCGCCTTCAACGCCTGGCTATATGCCAACTGGTAGCTATCTTCCAATGCTCCGGAAAGCTTTTTCTTATCGACCGGAAAATATGTACAATATAAAACCGCATCATATTCAGGATAAGAGATATTGAACCAAAAGCCTGACTCATCATTTTTCTTTACTTCTTCTATCCGGGCATTTGCCGGATACCGGAAAGAGAATGCAACATGTTCAAATCTCACCACTCCGGACTCTACCCTGTCTTTCCGCGGATACCCTACAGGCTTCGGCGTATATTCGTTACAAGAAATGAATACACAACAGATGATTAAGAATAATGTTGTTTGCTTCCCCATATATGCGCTATGTAAAAAAAGTTCTTTGGCTTAAAATAAAAACAGATTAAAGCAAACAGTCTCCTATTTGTATTAACCTGTCCAATATTTTTGATAAATCTCATTCCACGAGATCATACTCTCTTTTTAAAAAGGCAAATCATCCTCCTCTGATATATTATTGGAAGAATTATATGAATTCGGTGATTGATAAGATTCGTTTGCAGGTTGGGAATATGGCATATTTTCAGCACCCTCTCCACCTTCTCTCCTACGGCTGCCCAGTAGCTCGAGATTATCTGCATATATCTCATTTACATACCGTTTCATTCCGTTGGCATCGTCATATGTGCGTGATCGTATTTTACCTTCAACATATACCTGAGTCCCTTTTTTAACAAATTGTTCTGCTACTTTTGCCAAACCTCTCCAGCAAACTATATTATGCCATTCGGTACGGTCGGGGATCTGCGTCCCGTTAGCAGCAGTGTATCCTCTCTCTGTAGTGGCCAAAGTAAAATTAGCAACTACGCTCCCATTATCAAAATATTTCACATCAGGATCTTTCCCTACATTTCCTATCAATATTACTTTGTTCACTGACATATACAACTATCTATTTTGTTTATAATATCACAAATATAGGAAAAAAATCCACAATCAATGAACAGTAAACAATAAACAGTAAACAGTGGCTGACGCATGATAGTAAAGATTCTATTAAAGTAGTAAACTGCTTACTGTTTACTACTTACTGCTCACGGACTATCATCTTTCCATTTTCCCCACAGAAACTATTTTTTGCAAGAAAAGTGAGTTTGGAATGATAATAAGTTCATTATCTTTAGTCCTGAGATGGGTATGAAATGTAAGAATATTCTCTATTATGGCATCTATAGGAGTATCTTTATCCAGAATATGTATCTCGTCCCCGATCTTGAATGGGGTAGTAAAAAATATTATAATTCCGGCTGTGATATTACTCAGGATAGACCATTGAGCAAACATCGCAACACCTATCACTGCAAATATAGAAGACAAAGCCACCAGCATATTCTGCGGCTGTACTCCCCAGATAATAGCAAGGGTAACCAGACAAGTAAAGTTGATAAGAATATTTATCACTTGTATGATATGCAATGTCCGGGGCTCTGACTTCAGCGTAAGGGAGCCATATTTTCTTATTATCTTACCTACTATATATTTTGAAGAAGGTGTCAATAAAATTATAATCGCCGAAGCTATTATCTGCGGCAAATGATCTGTTAATATGGTTAAGATATCTTTTTCCAACATTTCTTTATACATAAAAGAGACGTAGTCCACGGGCTACGTCTCTTACTTCTATTCTCGGTTATAGATTATTTTTTGAATTGAATATAGTATGCATTACTACCCGACAACTGCCAGTTACCAATATAAATTACTTCTGCCGGTTGCCCCGAAGAGGTATATTTCTGGTATCTGAATTTTACAGGAACATTTACATAATCGGTAGTCACGCCACTAAAGTTTGGAGAGAAACTGTTTCTGAGGTAAGACAAGTTCCCAACAGCAGAAAAAGAATCGGTTACATTATTATCACCTGTTCCTTTATCTGTTATACCAAATCTTACATCAATAATAATCTTGTTATCTTTAGCCGGATCAATTTCACCTTCCGAATCTTTCTGGTTAGTTACATCATAATAGAAGAAAGCTTTCACTTCATCCCTTTCTTTCTTGGTAAGGCTGTAACCAATCATCCAGTTATCCCCAATTGTATTTACCGGAGACCATGCTGCAATACTTACGCTTGTAGGGACAATGGTATCGTTTCTGCTAACTAAACCGCTATTTTCATATGGTTTGTCCAATCTCAGAGATTCCTTAGCTATAGCATTTCCATTATTCAGTATATTCACATACTCTGCATTGTAATATCCATCGGCCGAAGAAGATGATATCTTATAACCTATAAAATAACATTGATTTATTTCGGTTAAAGTCGTAATATTATCATGCATTATATATCCGTTTGATGTAACGGCAAATTTCCGGCCATAATCATCGCTTGTTATATAAGCGAAATCCTTCTCAATAGTAAATGAACTGTCCCCATCTCCCAAGCATGATGACATCAGCAACACCACGGAGAACACACTACAAAAAATTTTCAGTAAAGATGTTTTTTTCATGTTTATTTTTTAATTGTATTAATTTTTTAAAAGTCAAATTTAATTCCCAGATTCAGGTCTAACTGAGTCTTTCTGTCAGAATATATAGTTCTGTACTTATTTCCGGCATCGAAGTAATATGCCCCTCCTATCGTCCCATAAAGATACATTTTTTTATACAAAGGATAGGAAATACCCAGAGATGATCTTACCGAGAACTGAGGATTTGATTGTTTCACAGACTCTCTTATATAATATGGCTCAGAATAAAAGACATGTCCTGCAAGATCTTTATCTTGAATATCGAGCATAGAAAAGCCCATATTGCTTACATATCTTCCATTTATATCTTTCTGTACCATTCCTCCCAGTGCAAAATAGAATTTAGTCTTACCTAATTCAAAGAACGTATAATTCAGAGATAATGGTATACCCAGATAGTTAAAATACTGCGATTCACTTATATTGAACACACTACCTGATTTTATCTTCGATGACAGGTGGGTATAAACCAGCCCCGTTTCGAATGATAATTTTGGCGCTATCTGCTTACTGATTGTTACTCCAAACGAAACAGGTTGCTTATGTTCAAGTTCAAATTCACTATTTTCCTTATTCAAGGCTGACCTGAAAGTAGAAGATCTTGCTTGACGAGAGAACAGGATATCCCCACCTCTTTGATTTACATTGTCGGCAAACAACCCTGCATCAACAGTTACTCCTAGAGACAGCCCTTTCGACGGCAATTCTACTTCCGGTAATATAACTGTCGTTTGTGCCAACATTGGCGCTGCTTTTACTTCTTTTTTCTCTTCTTTAGGTTCTTCTTTCTCTAAAGGTTCAGATACCACTTCTGGCTCTGGTTCAGGTTCCGTTGCTATTACAGTTTCTACAGGTTCGATCACAGCCCGTGCCTTGGCCAGCAGTGGCGGCACAGCTTTCGGAATCTCAATCACAGTATCCACTTCCTGAACTTCTACAGGAGGCTTAACATCTTCTGTTACAACAACATCAGCATCTTCCATTATCGGTTTATCATCTGTTGGAATAAATAATATACCAATTACGATTGCTGCTGCTACACCTACAGCAATAGCGATGGTCTTTATAGTAGATGCTTTTGAGGTCGAAGAAGCTGCATTGGCTGTCGAAGAATTTGCAGATGAAGATGAAGATGATGCATCAGGCGCTTGTACAGGCTGATTAGACAAAAGCTGATCCAGCCCACCCCAAATGGATGCAGGCACTTCCGGCTCAAAGTTTCCTAACTTTGAGGAGAATAGATCCTTTATTTTGTCTTTATCTTCTATCATTAGTTACGATCTCTCTTTAATA
Protein-coding sequences here:
- a CDS encoding FISUMP domain-containing protein, with the protein product MKLKIQILLLFSLVLSVTIVNAQVTVGRDDSPVEGALLDLKEDASTSMVTARKGLGMPRVGLKSLTIVSPETSLASTVEGATGDWDPTTHVGLMVYNTNEDLCITPEPMYKGIYVWNETEWVYIGPTNKSLAVHELVDDRPQVHGTQTYAYRSFGSAGEWMLENLRYLPLDNSIEISRVGEENDAGWYRLKRYFYPQPMGGTETDYSKIPTWDLKQGVLYSYSAATGGQWDDVLGDYGNNETEHVTDPTPGICPDGWRIPSDYEWSQLEEELAKHPEEYSSVTTPTPWVDRRVGSQPTGTQDYYEIGGNRPTMGQSTGHSTTMKSPCPVAGVTGPVDGKSNIVIRGGFNAMLVGNAEYGASQTYGNVFLFWSSSYQQRTNAHSRMGTEGSFAVIRLNWAPSALLSVRCKR
- a CDS encoding glycosyltransferase family 39 protein, translated to MEKLKSSAMKIPQALIYICLLTFGVSLFIYLDIKNTTLLYDDVYSIFMAKTSYTDIINITASDVHPPLYYWCLKFFSSLFGDSLFALRLFSTLGVIAALLLGCFPIRRLFGGKVAITFMLLIIIFPVTQYMATEIRMYSWTMFFVLACALSAYQASEKGTGIHWVLFFGTGLCAAYLHNYGLLSVFGIYVIFFFFLIRTKKKLTYLVLCGVAFFIAYLPWLIQLWGQIDNVSSGYWIKPLTLNDIFLHIYYFYSPKEIWQPFTNFTKGEMMCGLIILMVTQLVLTIKVLLSDNIKKDKMSLLAIFSFITFLIPIAIGFIISVAYLPILVTRYMTCSFGLFVLSLAFVLARAMEHPKYKQLSYIFLLLLFFTGVVRFYSGVNYYRHTESAYQEIRKFINIEGGSPLVINDFSYYAMPRLQLILPENEYIVLTGEKSEDFRPFRFKERRTTEFVATEFILVHQDREAIQDDFSQYRQSLDNRYVVIDSLHATDIHLYRMKKIIP
- the ssb gene encoding single-stranded DNA-binding protein, whose product is MSVNKVILIGNVGKDPDVKYFDNGSVVANFTLATTERGYTAANGTQIPDRTEWHNIVCWRGLAKVAEQFVKKGTQVYVEGKIRSRTYDDANGMKRYVNEIYADNLELLGSRRREGGEGAENMPYSQPANESYQSPNSYNSSNNISEEDDLPF
- a CDS encoding mechanosensitive ion channel domain-containing protein, with product MLEKDILTILTDHLPQIIASAIIILLTPSSKYIVGKIIRKYGSLTLKSEPRTLHIIQVINILINFTCLVTLAIIWGVQPQNMLVALSSIFAVIGVAMFAQWSILSNITAGIIIFFTTPFKIGDEIHILDKDTPIDAIIENILTFHTHLRTKDNELIIIPNSLFLQKIVSVGKMER